One window of Saccharomyces mikatae IFO 1815 strain IFO1815 genome assembly, chromosome: 8 genomic DNA carries:
- the WSS1 gene encoding metalloendopeptidase WSS1 (similar to Saccharomyces cerevisiae WSS1 (YHR134W); ancestral locus Anc_2.107), with the protein MTGFQGIATHKNPHIKKVAVLQCKPNQEGALNIIKEIARKVSFLMKENHLKVVSLVEFYPRDQRLLGMNVNHGLKIMLRLRCPTDEFQFLSMESILGTMLHELTHNLFGPHDKKFYDKLDELIGRQWVIEQRGLYDTFLGNGHRLGGRSNLRSAGDPVTGMQTNTGIVRRRNKGVKLGTLNSEGVSSKNRGKSPREMAALAAERRYKDDRWCGETKNNKDQIISDNNKDSLEIVILDDDDEQESPRDKLVEVIDLT; encoded by the coding sequence ATGACCGGCTTCCAGGGAATAGCTACTCACAAGAACCCGCACATTAAAAAAGTAGCTGTTTTGCAATGTAAACCCAACCAAGAAGGTGCATTAAATATAATCAAGGAAATTGCCCGTAAAGTGTCCTTTctaatgaaagaaaatcacCTCAAAGTCGTCAGCTTGGTGGAATTTTATCCACGGGATCAAAGGCTTTTAGGTATGAACGTCAATCATGGGTTAAAGATAATGCTAAGGTTACGATGCCCCACTGACGAGTTCCAATTTTTATCCATGGAATCTATATTGGGCACTATGTTGCATGAATTAACTCACAACTTATTTGGACCACATGACAAGAAGTTTTACGATAAATTAGACGAATTAATTGGGAGACAATGGGTTATTGAACAGAGGGGCTTGTACGACACATTTCTGGGGAATGGCCACCGTCTTGGGGGAAGATCGAATCTACGTTCAGCAGGGGACCCTGTGACAGGCATGCAAACCAACACGGGGATAGTGAGAAGAAGGAATAAAGGTGTGAAGCTGGGGACTCTAAATTCAGAGGGTGTATCATCTAAAAATAGAGGTAAATCCCCAAGAGAGATGGCAGCCTTGGCAGCTGAAAGAAGATATAAAGACGATCGCTGGTGTGGGGAGACCAAGAATAACAAAGATCAAATAATAAGcgataataataaagacTCACTGGAGATCGTGATActtgatgacgatgatgagCAAGAGTCCCCGAGAGACAAACTCGTAGAGGTTATTGACCTTACGTAG
- the YCK1 gene encoding serine/threonine protein kinase YCK1 (similar to Saccharomyces cerevisiae YCK1 (YHR135C) and YCK2 (YNL154C); ancestral locus Anc_2.105), with protein MSMPMASTTRAVNNLTNTNGNANKQLYHQTFDSPARSTMTATTATNSNGNSARDESTIVGLHYKIGKKIGEGSFGVLFEGTNMINGVPVAIKFEPRKTEAPQLRDEYKTYKILNGTPNIPYAYYFGQEGLHNILVIDLLGPSLEDLFDWCGRKFSVKTVVQVAVQMITLIEDLHAHDLIYRDIKPDNFLIGRPGQPDANSIHLIDFGMAKQYRDPKTKQHIPYREKKSLSGTARYMSINTHLGREQSRRDDMEALGHVFFYFLRGHLPWQGLKAPNNKQKYEKIGEKKRSTNVYDLAQGLPVQFGRYLEIVRSLSFEECPDYEGYRKLLLSVLDDLGETADGQYDWMKLNDGRGWDLNINKKPNLHGYGHPNPPNEKSRKHRNKQLQIQQLQQQQQQQQQQQQQQQQQQQQQQQQQQQQQQQHDQRNEADLRNSQYKPKLDPTSYEAYQHQTQQKYLQEQQKRQQQHQEQHQEQQFQQQQHQEQQQQQLRVTGQPQPQPQSEPQAQPQYQQFGAARYQQQQLPSTALKGPHQQRNDNNSSLASSHNGFFQKLGCC; from the coding sequence ATGTCCATGCCCATGGCGAGTACTACTCGAGCAGTTAACAACCTGACCAACACGAACGGAAACGCAAACAAACAACTCTATCACCAAACATTCGATTCGCCAGCAAGATCTACGATGACTGCGACGACGGCTACCAACTCCAATGGCAACTCCGCTAGAGATGAATCTACTATCGTCGGCCTGCACTACAAGATCGGCAAAAAAATAGGAGAAGGCTCTTTTGGTGTTCTATTTGAAGGTACCAATATGATTAACGGCGTGCCCGTCGCGATAAAATTCGAGCCCAGAAAGACGGAGGCCCCTCAGTTGAGAGATGAATATAAGACGTATAAAATTCTTAACGGTACTCCCAATATCCCGTACGCGTACTACTTTGGTCAAGAGGGTCTGCACAACATCTTAGTCATTGATCTTTTGGGTCCGTCTTTAGAGGACTTGTTTGATTGGTGTGGGAGAAAGTTTTCCGTGAAAACAGTTGTTCAGGTTGCTGTGCAGATGATCACTTTAATTGAAGACCTGCACGCTCATGATTTGATATATCGTGACATTAAGCCGGACAATTTCTTGATTGGAAGGCCCGGCCAACCTGACGCGAATAGCATCCATTTGATTGACTTTGGTATGGCCAAGCAATATCGTGACCCAAAAACCAAGCAGCACATCCCGTAcagagagaaaaaatctttAAGCGGCACTGCCAGGTATATGTCAATCAACACTCATCTGGGGAGAGAACAATCCAGAAGAGATGATATGGAGGCTCTCGGtcatgttttcttttactttttgaGAGGTCACTTGCCCTGGCAGGGCTTAAAGGCACCAAACAACAAGCAGAAATACGAAAAGATcggtgaaaagaaaaggtctACGAACGTTTACGATTTAGCCCAGGGTTTACCCGTACAGTTTGGTAGGTACTTGGAAATTGTCAGAAGTCTCTCCTTTGAGGAATGTCCCGATTATGAAGGCTACAGAAAACTGTTACTATCTGTATTGGATGATTTAGGCGAAACTGCGGATGGCCAGTATGACTGGATGAAACTGAACGATGGTCGGGGCTGGGATCTAAACATAAACAAGAAACCAAACCTACATGGATACGGCCATCCTAATCCACccaatgaaaaatcaagaaaacataGAAATAAACAGCTTCAAATTCAACAGCttcagcagcaacagcaacagcaacaacaacaacaacaacaacaacaacaacaacaacaacaacaacagcagcagcagcagcagcagcagcaacagcatGATCAGAGAAATGAAGCCGATTTGCGCAATTCTCAGTACAAGCCAAAACTGGACCCAACTTCCTATGAAGCATACCAGCATCAAACCCAACAGAAATACTTACAAGAACAGCAAAAGAGACAACAGCAACACCAGGAGCAACATCAAGAGCAACAAtttcaacagcaacaacacCAAgagcaacagcagcaacagctACGCGTTACAGGTCAACCTCAACCTCAACCTCAATCTGAACCCCAGGCGCAACCTCAATATCAGCAGTTTGGTGCTGCACGTtaccaacaacaacaactaCCTTCCACTGCTCTAAAAGGTCCTCATCAGCAGCGAAATGATAACAATTCAAGTTTGGCCTCCTCTCATAACGgctttttccaaaaattaGGTTGCTGCTAG
- the SPL2 gene encoding Spl2p (similar to Saccharomyces cerevisiae SPL2 (YHR136C); ancestral locus Anc_2.103), which translates to MNGYPHIRKMETPISLQKQKQEQEHQHQHRRRRLSEEIVSLLRLKEFRRLNPVPYYAPRRASQPQSVSGSTFKEYNEYVDEKDSNRWQHKSAVLALNKLAHDFWENDCVIDEDAFEESSDEEQS; encoded by the coding sequence ATGAACGGATATCCACACAttagaaaaatggaaacaCCAATCTCActacaaaaacaaaaacaagaacaagaacatCAACATCAGCACAGGAGAAGAAGACTCTCCGAGGAAATCGTCTCCTTGCTGAGGCTCAAAGAGTTTAGAAGACTCAACCCAGTTCCGTACTATGCTCCGCGTAGGGCATCACAGCCACAATCGGTCAGTGGGTCTACtttcaaagaatataaCGAGTACGTTGATGAGAAGGATTCAAATAGATGGCAACACAAGAGCGCGGTCTTGGCTTTAAACAAACTTGCGCACGATTTCTGGGAGAATGACTGTGTCATTGACGAGGATGCATTCGAGGAATCATCCGACGAAGAGCAATCCTGA
- the ARO9 gene encoding aromatic-amino-acid:2-oxoglutarate transaminase (similar to Saccharomyces cerevisiae ARO9 (YHR137W); ancestral locus Anc_2.102), producing the protein MTAGSTAPVDYASLKKKFQPFLSRRVENRSLKCFWNASELSDDVIELAGGMPNERFFPVESIDLKISKVPFNDNPKWHNSFTTAHLDLNSPIELPIARSLQYAETKGLPPLLHFVKDMVCRINRPVFSDETESNWDVILSGGSNDSMFKVFETICDESTTVMIEEFTFTPAMSNVEATGAKVIPIKMDLTFDRERQGIDVEDLTRLLDNWSTGPYKHLNKPKVLYTIATGQNPTGMSVPRWKREKIYQLAQKHDFLIVEDDPYGYMYFPSYNPQNPLENPYDSSDLTIERYLNDFLMKSFLTLDTDARVIRLETFSKIFAPGLRLSFIVANKFLLQKILDLADITTRAPSGTSQAIVYSTIKAMAESEMSSSVSFRDAMFESWIKWIMQIASKYNHRKNVTLKALYETESYQAGHFTVMEPSAGMFIIIKLDWGIFDRPDNLPQQMDILDEFLVKNGVKLVLGYKMAVCQEYSEQNSDFLRLTIAYAKDDDQLIEASRRIGNGIKEFFDTVRS; encoded by the coding sequence ATGACTGCTGGTTCTACCGCTCCCGTTGATTACGCTtccttgaagaaaaagttcCAACCATTTCTTTCCCGAAGAGTGGAAAATAGGTCTCTGAAATGTTTTTGGAATGCTTCTGAGCTATCTGATGACGTGATTGAGCTGGCGGGTGGTATGCCCAATGAGAGGTTTTTCCCCGTCGAATCTAtcgatttgaaaatatcaaaagttCCCTTCAACGATAACCCCAAATGGCACAATTCGTTTACCACGGCGCACCTGGACTTAAATTCTCCAATTGAGTTGCCGATTGCACGTTCCTTGCAGTACGCGGAAACGAAGGGTTTGCCGCCTCTGTTGCACTTTGTTAAGGATATGGTATGCAGGATAAACCGCCCGGTATTCTCCGATGAGACGGAGTCCAACTGGGATGTCATTCTTTCTGGTGGGTCCAACGACTCTATGTTCAAGGTCTTTGAGACCATTTGCGACGAATCTACCACTGTGATGATTGAAGAGTTCACTTTCACACCGGCCATGTCCAATGTGGAGGCTACAGGAGCGAAAGTGATCCCTATTAAGATGGACCTGACGTTTGACAGAGAACGTCAAGGTATTGATGTCGAAGATCTGACCCGGTTGCTCGACAATTGGTCTACCGGGCCTTACAAGCATTTGAACAAGCCAAAGGTTTTGTACACCATTGCTACGGGCCAGAACCCCACGGGGATGTCTGTTCCTAGGTGGAAAAGAGAGAAGATCTACCAGTTGGCCCAGAAACACGATTTCCTTATTGTCGAAGATGATCCCTACGGTTACATGTATTTCCCATCCTATAACCCGCAAAACCCGTTGGAAAACCCTTACGACTCCAGTGATCTGACCATCGAACGGTATTTGAATGATTTCTTAATGAAGTCATTTCTAACTTTGGATACCGATGCCCGTGTCATTCGTTTGGAAACTTTCTCCAAGATTTTTGCTCCCGGTTTAAGATTATCCTTTATTGTTGCTAACAAATTCCTTCTGCAAAAGATCTTGGATTTGGCTGATATTACCACGAGGGCGCCCAGTGGCACTTCACAAGCTATCGTTTACTCCACTATTAAGGCAATGGCCGAATCTGAAATGTCCTCCTCTGTTTCATTCAGAGATGCCATGTTTGAAAGTTGGATAAAGTGGATCATGCAAATCGCTTCCAAATACAACCATAGAAAAAACGTAACCTTGAAGGCTTTGTACGAAACGGAGTCCTACCAAGCTGGTCATTTCACTGTCATGGAACCGTCCGCCGGTAtgttcatcattatcaagCTCGATTGGGGAATTTTTGATAGACCAGATAATTTGCCGCAACAAATGGATATATTAGATGAATTTTTAGTGAAAAATGGAGTGAAGTTAGTTCTTGGTTATAAAATGGCCGTCTGCCAAGAGTATTCAGAACAGAATTCAGACTTTCTAAGACTCACTATTGCTTACGCAAAGGATGACGACCAATTGATTGAAGCTTCCAGAAGAATAGGAAACGGTATAAAAGAGTTTTTTGACACCGTTAGAAGctaa
- the SMKI08G1810 gene encoding uncharacterized protein (similar to Saccharomyces cerevisiae YHR138C; ancestral locus Anc_2.100): MKVSYFVFILISIFSMSQASSLSSYIVTFPKTDDVATNQNSIIEDVKKYVVDMGGKITHEYSLIKGFTADLPDNDKVLGNLKDHLEDIENKFGTKCNLEKDSEVHALNRDHLVA; this comes from the coding sequence ATGAAGGTCAGTTACTTTGTTTTCATATTAATTAGTATATTCTCTATGTCACAGGcatcttctttatcatcataCATCGTAACTTTTCCCAAGACAGACGATGTTGCTACGAACCAAAACAGCATTATTGAAGATGTCAAAAAGTACGTGGTAGACATGGGTGGGAAGATCACGCACGAGTATAGCTTGATAAAGGGCTTTACTGCGGATTTACCTGATAACGATAAAGTTTTGGGCAACTTAAAGGATCATTTGGAGGATATCGAGAATAAGTTCGGGACCAAATGCAACTTGGAAAAGGATTCAGAGGTTCACGCTTTAAACCGTGACCATTTGGTCGCCTAG
- the SPS100 gene encoding Sps100p (similar to Saccharomyces cerevisiae SPS100 (YHR139C) and YGP1 (YNL160W); ancestral locus Anc_2.98), with the protein MKFTSVLTFFLAAITASATPLGFYKRQNVTSDSGTVPVIITGGPAVSGSGSNVTTTTLFNSTSTLNITQLYQIATQVNQTLQSESSHGIIIVTNWRSVETLSFFCSIVFNTSKTIVITENYLWGVPILSSSHAQGRGTLVAGRDKVVYSGVFPPYTVPVGVLSGQKEVQWFFDACEPTLIASNSTLRTQYTNFTSAQISSNATSSTNTSSSSSGPLVPIIYEEGYSQRLIQSLSSSIQGLVVISSGTSNNNTVTSWSSVEFPVVYASDGYSGNDGSGIGFLSNTSIPQGAISAGYLSPVQAQTLLSIAISNQVTSSSELQQIFPASQ; encoded by the coding sequence ATGAAGTTTACATCAGTGCTAACCTTTTTCCTTGCTGCTATAACCGCTTCTGCAACACCGCTAGGCTTCTATAAAAGGCAAAATGTTACGTCCGACAGCGGAACTGTTCCCGTGATCATCACGGGAGGTCCTGCCGTATCTGGTAGCGGATCTAATGTCACTACCACTACACTATTCAACTCTACCTCTACATTAAATATCACTCAGCTCTACCAAATTGCTACTCAAGTAAATCAGACTTTACAGAGTGAATCATCTCACGGTATTATCATTGTCACAAACTGGCGTTCTGTTGAAACTTTAAGTTTCTTCTGCTCAATTGTTTTTAACACATCTAAGACCATTGTCATCACTGAAAATTATTTATGGGGTGTACCAATTTTAAGTAGCTCCCATGCACAAGGTAGAGGCACTTTGGTCGCTGGTAGAGATAAAGTTGTATATTCTGGTGTTTTCCCACCTTACACTGTCCCTGTTGGTGTTTTGTCTGGTCAAAAGGAAGTTCAATGGTTCTTCGACGCCTGTGAACCCACTTTGATTGCTAGTAACTCTACTCTCAGGACTCAGTACACTAATTTCACGAGCGCCCAAATATCTTCGAATGCAACCTCTTCAACAAATAcatcttcctcatcttctgGCCCCTTGGTGCCAATAATATACGAAGAGGGATACTCTCAAAGATTAATTCAGTCCTTGAGTTCTAGTATCCAAGGGTTAGTTGTAATCAGCTCTGGCAcaagcaacaacaacacgGTGACATCATGGTCATCAGTAGAATTTCCTGTCGTTTATGCCAGCGATGGATACAGCGGCAATGATGGTTCTGGAATTGGGTTCTTAAGTAACACAAGTATCCCACAAGGTGCAATCTCTGCAGGATACCTGTCACCAGTTCAAGCACAAACTTTGTTATCTATTGCTATAAGTAATCAAGTTACAAGCAGTAGTGAGCTACAACAGATCTTCCCAGCTAGCCAGTAA
- the SMKI08G1830 gene encoding uncharacterized protein (similar to Saccharomyces cerevisiae YHR140W; ancestral locus Anc_2.97) has product MSSLILTKPTGFTLIINTVSLLTSTWGFSRAISVTLPPSLSRAGHKQFLTIISIIAVIINNAVNILNYFMQRNNKVNLECREKSDFISRHVTLPVSLVLESIVASVYWPLRLFFVNLIMHGIDSPAKTPFPITVDMAIHLYPILFLLADHYLSGSGFKFKLSNKHAWFTVTSLAFLYFQYLAFLIDADQGQAYPYPFLDVDEPYKSIIFVVVATITWSYYVIYQKFPPKNAKKTTNKGFKNR; this is encoded by the coding sequence ATGTCTTCTTTAATATTAACAAAACCAACAGGTTTTACTTTGATCATTAATACTGTGAGTCTTTTGACAAGCACATGGGGGTTTTCTCGGGCTATATCTGTAACGTTACCTCCAAGCTTGAGTAGGGCTGGTCATAAGCAGTTTCTGACAATCATATCAATTATTGCGGTGATCATCAACAATGCTGTTAATATTTTAAACTATTTTAtgcaaagaaataataaagtCAACTTAGAATGCAGGGAAAAATCTGATTTTATAAGTAGACATGTTACTTTACCAGTTTCTTTAGTATTAGAGTCTATTGTGGCCAGTGTTTATTGGCCGTTAAGACTATTTTTTGTCAACTTGATCATGCATGGAATTGATTCTCCTGCAAAGACACCTTTCCCCATCACAGTGGATATGGCAATCCACTTATATCCTATCTTATTTTTACTGGCGGATCACTACTTATCAGGATCTGGCTTCAAGTTCAAACTATCGAATAAGCATGCGTGGTTCACCGTGACTAGCCTGgcatttttgtattttcaGTATTTAGCATTTCTAATAGATGCAGATCAAGGCCAAGCCTATCCATATCCATTTCTAGACGTGGATGAACCGTACAAGTCgattatttttgttgttgttgctacTATCACATGGAGTTACTATGTCATTTATCAAAAGTTTCCGCCAAAAAATGCAAAGAAGACTACAAATAAAGGTTTTAAGAACAGATGA
- the RPL42B gene encoding 60S ribosomal protein eL42 (similar to Saccharomyces cerevisiae RPL42B (YHR141C) and RPL42A (YNL162W); ancestral locus Anc_2.95): MVNVPKTRKTYCKGKTCRKHTQHKVTQYKAGKASLFAQGKRRYDRKQSGFGGQTKPVFHKKAKTTKKVVLRLECVKCKTRAQLTLKRCKHFELGGEKKQKGQALQF; encoded by the exons ATGG TTAACGTCCCAAAGACCAGAAAGACCTACTGTAAGGGTAAGACCTGTCGTAAGCACACACAACACAAGGTTACTCAATACAAAGCTGGTAAGGCTTCCTTGTTTGCCCAAGGTAAGAGACGTTATGACCGTAAACAATCCGGTTTCGGTGGTCAAACCAAGCCTGTTTTCCACAAGAAAGCTAAGACTACTAAGAAGGTTGTTTTGAGATTGGAATGTGTCAAGTGTAAGACCAGAGCTCAATTGACCTTGAAGAGATGTAAGCACTTTGAATTGGGTGGTGAAAAGAAGCAAAAGGGACAAGCTTTGCAATTCTGA
- the CHS7 gene encoding Chs7p (similar to Saccharomyces cerevisiae CHS7 (YHR142W); ancestral locus Anc_2.94), whose translation MAFSDFAAICSKTPLPLCSVVKSKTHLILSNSTVMHNFDPSNLNIGVLPRCYARSIDLANTVIFDVGNAFINIGALGVILIILYNIRQKYTAIGRSEYLYFFQLTLLLIIFTLIVDCGVSPPGSGSYPYFVAIQIGLAGSCCWTLLINGFLGFNIWEDGTTKSMLLVRGASVLGFIANFLASILTFKAWITDHKVATMNASGMIVVVYIINAIFLLVFVICQLLVSLLVVRNLWVTGAIILELFFFVAGKVLVYAFSTQICEGLKHYLDGLFFGSICNVFTLMMVYKTWDMTTDDDLEFGVSVSKDGDVVYDNGFM comes from the coding sequence ATGGCGTTTAGTGATTTTGCTGCCATATGCTCGAAGACCCCACTGCCGTTATGTTCGGTAGTTAAGTCAAAAACTCATTTGATACTTTCAAACTCGACAGTCATGCATAACTTTGATCCATCTAACTTGAATATTGGTGTATTGCCACGTTGTTATGCTCGATCGATTGATCTCGCTAATACCGTCATTTTTGATGTTGGAAACGCattcatcaatattggTGCACTAGGTGTTATTTTAATTATACTTTACAATATAAGACAGAAGTATACTGCTATTGGCAGATCCGAGTATCTCTACTTTTTCCAGTTGACTTTGTTATTGATAATATTTACTTTGATAGTGGACTGCGGTGTATCACCTCCTGGTTCTGGATCTTATCCATACTTCGTGGCCATTCAAATAGGACTGGCAGGTTCATGTTGCTGGACTCTACTGATAAATGGGTTTTTAGGTTTCAATATCTGGGAAGATGGCACTACAAAGTCCATGCTGCTGGTTCGTGGTGCATCCGTATTGGGATTCATAGCTAATTTTCTAGCTTCTATTTTAACTTTCAAAGCATGGATAACGGACCATAAGGTAGCCACAATGAATGCTTCAGGAATGATTGTCGTTGTTTACATAATAAATGCTATTTTCTTGCTGGTTTTCGTTATTTGCCAACTGCTAGTTTCGCTATTGGTAGTTCGAAACCTATGGGTCACAGGTGCAATCATATTGgaattgtttttctttgtagcAGGGAAGGTATTGGTCTACGCCTTCTCTACACAGATATGTGAAGGTTTAAAGCATTACTTGGATGGCTTGTTTTTTGGAAGCATATGTAATGTGTTCACATTGATGATGGTTTACAAGACTTGGGATATGACTACCGATGATGACTTGGAATTTGGAGTAAGCGTAAGCAAAGATGGTGATGTTGTGTATGATAATGGATTTATgtga
- the DSE2 gene encoding Dse2p (similar to Saccharomyces cerevisiae DSE2 (YHR143W); ancestral locus Anc_2.90), with amino-acid sequence MKFNFAAIINTLFFLFSLIEATNNGETVRLITSDGIVYSYAVYTKTIAPARVVVKTISYTTTRVYPITLANSIVSSTTEKITEVSTVSASEQVSATQTNTLVATSSDPTITPSVSSSSIVFSASTSDVEPSQIAESLSVSSITVQQSASSTFSLSSSSAFVSSTTSFPSQVSSDSSSEGSSLSSTSSSSSASSSSSRSPSSSSISSFATIITLAPSSSKQGNSLSTSVLSPSTSKAELSQARSTSTKTTSTLVPSSVMDTTSKITTSIASELSSAQSISVSSSDGTCYVFYDDDEYYSTVYLTSPHQSVDAATTITSTNTVYATVTI; translated from the coding sequence atgaaatttaaTTTTGCTGCAATAATCAATACCTTATTCTTCCTATTCTCCTTAATTGAAGCCACCAACAATGGGGAGACAGTCAGACTTATTACTTCCGATGGTATTGTCTACAGCTATGCTGTCTACACAAAAACTATTGCGCCGGCAAGAGTTGTGGTTAAGACCATTTCTTATACTACTACCAGAGTATATCCAATAACTTTGGCTAATTCTATCGTTTCTTCAACTACCGAAAAGATAACAGAGGTTTCAACGGTGTCAGCTTCAGAACAAGTTAGTGCTACTCAAACAAACACATTGGTCGCTACCTCTAGCGATCCCACTATTACTCCATCTGTTTCATCTAGTTCGATTGTTTTCTCTGCCTCCACATCTGATGTTGAACCATCCCAAATAGCTGAATCATTAAGTGTATCTTCTATCACTGTTCAACAATCTGCGTCTTCTACTTTTAGTTTGAGTTCCAGTTCTGCTTTCGTTTCTTCTACCACGTCTTTCCCTTCTCAAGTTTCTTCGGATTCATCATCGGAGggatcatcattatcatcaacatcatcgtcgtcgtcagcatcttcatcttcatcgcGATCACCATCGTCATCgtccatttcttcttttgctaCAATTATTACATTGGCGCCATCAAGCTCAAAGCAGGGAAACTCTCTATCTACTTCAGTCCTATCGCCTTCTACTTCCAAAGCTGAATTATCTCAAGCAAGATCTActtcaacaaaaacaaCATCTACGTTAGTACCCTCGTCCGTTATGGATACAACGTCTAAAATAACGACATCTATAGCATCTGAATTGTCTTCTGCACAATCGATATCCGTCTCCAGCTCGGACGGTACGTGTTACGTATTTtatgatgacgatgagTACTATAGTACTGTCTACTTAACTAGCCCACATCAGTCCGTTGATGCCGCCACCACAATAACGAGTACAAATACAGTTTATGCTACCGTAACCATTTAG
- the RPC10 gene encoding DNA-directed RNA polymerase core subunit RPC10 (similar to Saccharomyces cerevisiae RPC10 (YHR143W-A); ancestral locus Anc_2.87), translated as MSREGFQIPTNLDAAAAGTSQARTATLKYICAECSSKLSLSRTDAVRCKDCGHRILLKARTKRLVQFEAR; from the coding sequence ATGTCTCGTGAAGgttttcaaattccaaCAAATTTAGACGCTGCAGCTGCTGGTACCTCTCAAGCTAGAACGGCAACTTTGAAGTATATTTGTGCTGAATGTTCTAGTAAATTATCTTTGTCTAGAACTGATGCTGTTCGTTGTAAGGATTGCGGTCATAGAATCTTGTTAAAGGCTAGAACTAAGAGATTGGTACAATTTGAAGCTAGATAA